In Alicyclobacillus macrosporangiidus CPP55, a single window of DNA contains:
- a CDS encoding efflux RND transporter periplasmic adaptor subunit produces MRARQILIINVIALIVVAAALIGGYLYFYNQNNYIREEDAYVSADTRYVVGTAAGKLTRWNVNEGAAVHQGDTLGQETLPTGQSVAITAPIDGVILKNSAVQGEVVAPGMVLAAIGDLDHEYVIANIKESDVRNVKVGQSVDIYIDAYPGDTFSGTVESIGAESAAEQSPFPSPTSTTFTKEVQRVPVKISLSGQQGKDIVPRMNATVRIHRNSGT; encoded by the coding sequence ATGCGCGCTCGGCAAATCCTGATCATCAACGTGATCGCCTTGATTGTGGTGGCAGCTGCGTTGATCGGAGGGTACCTGTACTTTTACAACCAGAATAATTACATCCGTGAGGAAGACGCCTATGTCTCCGCGGACACGCGCTACGTGGTGGGCACCGCAGCGGGCAAGTTGACCCGCTGGAACGTCAACGAGGGGGCGGCTGTCCATCAAGGAGACACCCTGGGACAGGAGACCTTGCCGACGGGGCAATCTGTGGCCATCACGGCGCCCATCGACGGCGTGATCCTGAAGAACTCCGCCGTCCAAGGCGAGGTTGTGGCGCCCGGCATGGTTTTGGCCGCCATCGGGGATCTCGATCACGAATATGTGATCGCGAACATCAAGGAGTCTGATGTGCGCAACGTGAAGGTCGGCCAGTCCGTGGATATCTACATCGACGCCTATCCCGGTGACACGTTCTCCGGGACGGTAGAGAGCATCGGCGCGGAGTCGGCCGCTGAGCAATCGCCGTTCCCGAGCCCGACCTCGACCACCTTCACGAAGGAAGTGCAGCGGGTGCCGGTGAAGATCTCGCTGTCCGGGCAGCAGGGCAAAGACATCGTGCCGCGCATGAACGCGACCGTACGGATCCACAGGAATTCCGGCACCTGA